From the genome of Candidatus Cloacimonadota bacterium, one region includes:
- a CDS encoding glycosyltransferase family 4 protein, producing the protein MRKIAYIGTYPPRQCGIGTFTNNLLMAIGKNIDSDNPTDHSLVVAINDYDNVYDYPPEVKYSVRQGHQRDYVEAAEFINYNKTELCILQHEFGIFGGEMGVYILPLIRRLEVPLMVTFHTILKDPSTTQKSIVQQISEKASKVIVMSNKAIELLQSVYGIKEEKLLLIPHGVPVYVIPPTDIIRKKLKFKGRKVLFTFGLISRNKGIETVIKALPKVVEKHPELLYLVVGNTHPNVLKDQGEEYRNYLIQLIREHDLGNNVSLQRQFLDEQTLFEYLTAADAYVTPYHNEEQITSGTLSYAVGAGTAIVSTPYWHAQELLAEGRGILFDFKKSDQLADILIDLFNSPEQLQKLRQKTYNYGRKLSWSLVGNQYLKLVKKIQRSFIKKEIEKFIIEPNLLPEFSLQHIKRMTDDTGILQHSLYGVPNLREGYCLDDNARALILAVMVHQVKLNPITQELILIYLSFIHYMQNDDGTFRNFLSFNRQYLDDKGSEDSFGRAMWALGYLIDCSPNNSYRHFAQDIFRKAKPNFITLKYQRGIANTMIGVCYYLNQYPDDQEMLNILDQLTTKLLEFYEKKSTEDWKWFEDVITYDNGILPLALFHSARITADEKTLKVAQESMKFLESYTLQHGYLTPVGNDGWFRRGGKYPLYGQQSIDVMAFVLLYHQVYLSTKDKEYLEKMFFAHLWYLGENSLRLPIYDYETNSCFDGLESHGLNLNQGAESTIAYLVSHLTVLKAIEFEHRPKANE; encoded by the coding sequence ATGAGAAAGATTGCATATATTGGGACTTATCCGCCGCGGCAATGTGGGATCGGAACCTTCACTAACAATTTGCTGATGGCAATCGGCAAGAATATTGACAGTGATAACCCAACCGATCATTCTTTAGTAGTCGCTATAAATGACTATGATAATGTTTATGATTACCCTCCCGAGGTTAAATATTCTGTGAGACAGGGTCATCAACGCGATTATGTCGAAGCAGCAGAGTTCATTAATTATAACAAAACCGAATTGTGTATACTACAACACGAATTTGGAATCTTCGGTGGTGAAATGGGTGTTTACATCTTGCCATTGATACGTAGACTGGAAGTACCGCTGATGGTGACTTTTCATACTATTCTTAAAGATCCCAGTACCACACAAAAATCAATTGTTCAGCAGATATCCGAAAAAGCATCAAAGGTTATTGTTATGAGCAATAAAGCCATAGAATTGTTGCAATCCGTATATGGCATAAAAGAAGAGAAATTGCTCTTAATACCACATGGCGTCCCGGTTTATGTAATACCGCCCACTGATATTATCAGAAAGAAATTAAAGTTTAAAGGTCGTAAAGTTCTCTTCACTTTCGGATTAATCAGCCGTAACAAAGGTATTGAAACAGTAATAAAAGCACTTCCTAAAGTAGTGGAAAAACATCCTGAACTACTATATTTAGTAGTCGGTAATACGCATCCTAATGTCTTAAAGGATCAGGGTGAAGAGTATCGCAATTATCTGATCCAATTGATCAGGGAACATGATCTCGGGAATAATGTCTCCCTACAGAGGCAATTTCTGGATGAGCAGACTCTCTTTGAATATCTTACTGCTGCAGATGCCTATGTAACACCTTATCATAATGAAGAACAAATTACCAGCGGTACTCTTTCTTATGCTGTCGGAGCCGGGACAGCTATTGTTTCCACTCCCTATTGGCATGCTCAGGAACTTTTAGCAGAAGGAAGGGGTATTCTGTTCGATTTCAAAAAATCAGATCAATTGGCGGATATCCTAATAGACCTTTTCAATAGTCCCGAACAACTTCAAAAACTGAGACAAAAAACTTATAATTACGGCAGAAAGTTAAGTTGGTCGCTTGTAGGTAATCAATATCTCAAATTAGTGAAAAAAATCCAACGTTCTTTTATAAAGAAAGAGATAGAAAAGTTTATCATAGAGCCCAACTTGCTACCCGAGTTCAGTTTACAACATATCAAACGTATGACAGACGATACTGGAATACTTCAACATTCTCTGTATGGTGTGCCAAATTTAAGAGAAGGTTATTGTCTTGATGATAATGCCCGTGCTTTGATTTTAGCGGTTATGGTACATCAAGTGAAGCTTAATCCTATCACACAGGAATTAATATTGATATATCTTAGTTTTATCCATTATATGCAAAACGATGATGGTACTTTCAGGAACTTCCTGTCTTTTAATCGTCAATATCTGGATGATAAAGGTTCCGAAGATTCATTCGGACGTGCTATGTGGGCTTTAGGTTATCTGATAGACTGTTCACCAAACAATTCCTACAGGCATTTCGCCCAGGATATTTTCAGGAAAGCCAAACCAAATTTTATCACTCTGAAATATCAGCGGGGAATAGCCAATACAATGATCGGAGTTTGTTACTATCTGAATCAATATCCGGATGATCAGGAAATGCTCAATATATTGGATCAATTAACCACGAAACTGTTGGAGTTTTATGAAAAAAAATCTACAGAAGATTGGAAATGGTTTGAGGATGTTATAACCTATGATAACGGAATTCTCCCACTTGCTTTATTCCATTCTGCCAGGATAACCGCTGACGAAAAAACGCTTAAGGTTGCTCAGGAATCTATGAAGTTTTTGGAATCTTACACCCTGCAACATGGTTATCTGACACCTGTCGGAAATGATGGCTGGTTCAGAAGAGGAGGTAAATATCCACTTTATGGTCAGCAATCAATAGATGTCATGGCTTTTGTTCTCCTTTATCATCAAGTATATCTCTCCACAAAAGATAAAGAGTATCTGGAAAAAATGTTTTTTGCTCACTTGTGGTATTTAGGAGAAAATTCTCTACGCTTGCCCATTTATGATTACGAAACAAATAGTTGTTTTGACGGACTTGAGTCTCACGGCTTGAATTTAAACCAAGGTGCCGAAAGCACAATTGCTTATCTTGTTTCGCATCTGACTGTCTTAAAAGCTATTGAATTTGAACATAGGCCCAAGGCAAACGAGTGA
- a CDS encoding glycoside hydrolase family 130 protein — protein sequence MNIIKRNNGNPILTKNDIPYPVATVHNAAVVKYNNQYIMLFRAHRHNGRSVLGIARSDDGFKFRADPEHFMVPASQGYFAEYEEYGVEDPRITFIDDEYLITYSAYSRYGVRIGLAQTSDFVKIKRLALITQADCRNVVIFPEKFNGLYARLDRPHSGICPWSIWISYSPDLIHWGESRLIMKPLPYHWDEMKIGPGAPPFKTEKGWLHIYHGVFSTMDGGVYRLGVALHSLEDPAKVIGVADEWILQPEEIYEVTGYVHNVVFCCGAVPEEDDSVKIYWGGADKVMCVGEAKISDLVDLCLTRSRPAL from the coding sequence ATGAACATTATCAAGCGAAATAATGGAAACCCCATTCTTACAAAGAATGATATCCCTTATCCTGTGGCTACTGTTCATAATGCTGCCGTTGTCAAATACAACAATCAATATATCATGCTATTTAGAGCCCATAGACATAACGGACGCTCCGTTCTTGGTATAGCCCGCAGTGATGACGGCTTTAAGTTCAGAGCAGACCCTGAACATTTCATGGTACCTGCTTCTCAAGGGTATTTTGCCGAATACGAAGAATACGGTGTAGAAGATCCTCGTATTACATTCATAGATGATGAGTATCTCATTACCTATAGTGCCTATTCCCGCTATGGAGTGCGTATTGGTTTGGCTCAAACAAGTGATTTTGTTAAGATAAAACGTTTAGCATTGATTACCCAAGCTGATTGCCGCAATGTCGTAATATTTCCTGAGAAATTTAACGGTTTATATGCCCGATTGGACCGTCCGCATTCCGGTATATGCCCCTGGTCAATCTGGATATCTTATTCCCCCGATTTGATACATTGGGGAGAGAGCAGGCTGATTATGAAGCCTCTACCTTACCATTGGGACGAGATGAAAATTGGACCGGGAGCACCGCCTTTCAAGACTGAAAAAGGTTGGTTACATATTTATCATGGAGTTTTCTCTACTATGGACGGAGGAGTCTATCGGTTAGGGGTTGCTCTGCACAGTTTGGAAGATCCGGCAAAGGTAATTGGTGTGGCTGATGAATGGATCTTACAACCAGAAGAGATCTATGAGGTCACAGGATATGTCCATAATGTCGTCTTTTGCTGTGGTGCTGTTCCGGAAGAGGACGACTCGGTTAAGATATACTGGGGTGGTGCAGACAAAGTCATGTGTGTGGGAGAAGCTAAAATATCAGATCTGGTTGATCTCTGTTTAACCCGTTCCCGTCCTGCTTTGTAA
- a CDS encoding glycosyltransferase family 4 protein, with amino-acid sequence MKLAVLAPIAWRTPPVHYGPWEQIAYNIAEGAYSLGIDVTLFATADSFCSGKLQHICPKGYEEDRNIDPKVAECMHISFLMEQADKFDLIHNNFDFLPLTYSRLIKTPILTTIHGFSSPKIIPVYKRYNGIVKYASISNADRSGELDYIATVYNGIDKKQFTYHDKPEDYLLFFGRIHHDKGTYEAIEIAKQAQRKLIIAGIIQDKEYFKQKVEPYIDQEQIVFVGSAEPEKRNTLLRNAYALLHPINFQEPFGLSVAESMFCGTPVIAFNKGSMPELIIDGVNGFLVSNISEAVEKIRDIPHIDRRQCRAFAEERFSLEKMSADYYQVYKQILNK; translated from the coding sequence ATGAAGCTTGCCGTATTAGCACCGATTGCCTGGCGTACACCCCCCGTTCATTACGGTCCATGGGAACAGATTGCTTATAATATCGCCGAGGGCGCTTACTCTCTGGGGATTGATGTCACCCTCTTTGCTACTGCAGATTCTTTTTGCTCAGGTAAGCTGCAACATATCTGCCCTAAAGGTTATGAAGAAGATAGAAACATTGACCCCAAAGTTGCTGAGTGTATGCATATCAGTTTTCTGATGGAGCAGGCAGATAAATTTGACCTTATCCACAATAACTTCGATTTCCTACCCTTAACCTATAGCAGACTGATTAAAACTCCGATTTTGACGACTATTCACGGCTTCTCCTCACCTAAGATTATCCCTGTATATAAACGATATAACGGCATCGTCAAATATGCCTCTATCAGCAATGCAGACCGTTCCGGGGAGCTGGACTATATTGCTACTGTTTATAATGGTATAGATAAAAAACAATTCACTTACCATGATAAACCTGAAGATTATCTACTATTCTTTGGTCGTATTCATCACGATAAGGGAACTTACGAAGCGATTGAGATAGCAAAACAAGCCCAAAGGAAGCTGATCATTGCCGGAATAATTCAGGATAAAGAATACTTTAAGCAGAAGGTAGAACCCTATATAGATCAGGAGCAAATAGTCTTTGTCGGTAGTGCTGAGCCCGAAAAGCGGAATACTTTGTTGAGAAATGCCTATGCTCTTTTACATCCCATAAATTTCCAGGAACCTTTCGGCTTAAGTGTGGCAGAATCAATGTTCTGCGGTACTCCGGTAATAGCGTTCAATAAGGGTTCAATGCCGGAATTGATCATAGACGGTGTTAATGGATTTCTAGTAAGTAACATCTCTGAAGCAGTAGAAAAAATCAGAGATATTCCCCATATAGACAGAAGACAATGCCGTGCTTTCGCAGAAGAGAGATTTAGCCTGGAAAAGATGTCAGCCGATTATTATCAAGTCTATAAGCAAATCCTGAATAAATAA